In one window of Denticeps clupeoides chromosome 2, fDenClu1.1, whole genome shotgun sequence DNA:
- the rrs1 gene encoding ribosome biogenesis regulatory protein homolog → MAACSIEDVLAKVEQEEAEKLKSITVHKELDLELDAGNLLAVDKNRVDEREFKRAKKDEFLRALARDNTQLLLNEVWKHPTERVEDVIVVKLPEPSTPLPREKPVPKPKPPTKWEQFAKLKGIQKKKKTNLVWDEVHKEWRRRWGYKRAKDDTKEWLIEVPESADPNEDQFAKRNKAKKERVAKNEFNRLRNIARSQKLKVPGVGLAPAGRQSRSELAQAVGVAKVSTASVGKFQDRLPKEKAPKNAGKKRKFQPNIGDFAGEKQKQLDILKVLGSKKPRLDITRAVNKQMREEDMEAGAKARKGSGKKGRSSHMSGKGKGRKGPKGPKGKPRKQGKR, encoded by the coding sequence ATGGCGGCCTGCAGCATTGAAGACGTGCTCGCTAAAGTCGAGCAAGAGGAGGCAGAAAAGCTCAAAAGCATCACAGTCCACAAGGAGCTGGACCTGGAGCTCGACGCGGGGAACCTGCTGGCCGTGGACAAGAATCGTGTCGACGAACGGGAGTTCAAGCGCGCCAAGAAGGACGAGTTCTTGCGCGCTTTGGCTCGGGACAACACGCAGCTCCTCCTCAATGAAGTCTGGAAGCATCCCACGGAGAGGGTCGAGGACGTCATCGTGGTAAAGCTCCCAGAGCCGAGCACACCGTTACCGCGAGAGAAACCGGTGCCGAAACCGAAACCCCCCACGAAGTGGGAGCAGTTCGCCAAGCTGAAAGGcatccagaagaagaagaagaccaaCTTGGTTTGGGACGAGGTGCACAAGGAGTGGAGGAGACGGTGGGGCTACAAACGCGCCAAAGATGACACCAAAGAGTGGCTCATCGAGGTCCCCGAGTCCGCAGACCCCAACGAGGACCAGTTCGCCAAGCGCAATAAAGCCAAGAAGGAGCGGGTGGCCAAGAACGAGTTCAACCGGCTGAGGAACATCGCCCGGTCGCAGAAGCTGAAGGTGCCCGGGGTCGGACTCGCCCCCGCAGGCCGGCAGTCCAGATCTGAACTGGCCCAGGCGGTGGGCGTCGCCAAGGTCTCCACGGCCTCCGTGGGTAAATTCCAGGACCGGCTGCCCAAGGAGAAGGCACCGAAAAACGCCGGGAAAAAGAGGAAGTTCCAGCCCAATATTGGGGACTTTGCTGGGGAGAAGCAGAAGCAGCTGGACATTCTGAAAGTGCTGGGCAGCAAAAAGCCCCGCCTGGACATTACCAGGGCTGTCAATAAGCAAATGAGAGAGGAGGACATGGAGGCTGGGGCAAAAGCCAGAAAGGGCTCGGGGAAGAAGGGGAGAAGCAGTCACATGTCGGGGAAAGGGAAGGGGAGAAAGGGTCCTAAAGGCCCCAAAGGCAAACCCCGCAAACAGGGGAAGCGGTGA
- the mybl1 gene encoding myb-related protein A isoform X1 yields the protein MANNTTSRSEDEDEEHHSADPDSRDSKTSKKTLCKVKWSREEDERLKKLVEQHGTGDWRLIANYFPTRTDGQCQHRWQKVLNPELVKGPWTKEEDQRVIELVHKYGPKRWSVIAKHLQGRIGKQCRERWHNHLNPEVKKSSWTQEEDRIIYEAHKRLGNRWAEISKLLPGRTDNSIKNHWNSTMRRKVEHEGYLQDNCRSFSTDESLKRRQKLIQSVVPLPDHSQMLMSGPTQIGGYPYGPVSGQCMDNILSTFMPPCHDDPDKEQRIKELELLLMSAENEVRRHSGSLITEQYSSWSDGLTDDSMTTTGSLEGGNRDLGQPDKAQGPLSISPSKFLAVEASAVLSTLQTIPEFAETMELIDSDPGAWSEVASFDISEGPAPPKQVPGGFQPQDRDPQALGYHLGGPVGHTNGGKRCANQGKVVPQASPCVGKFGTPTSTLKKKRMVRGDQSPIRDRACASLLDNSTSSPRSTPVKALPFSPSQFFNVSGGEHFSLDNPALTSTPVCGQKCFLNTPQQKESTPKHQKENVGFRTPKIRKSILGHTPRTPTPFKNALAAQEKMHGPVKMVPQPLAFLEEDIREVLKKETGADIFTQTEIQCGYGTWKHDLDAPARKVRKSLVLDSWGKDCLSVQLFPQQQLSNMQVDGILSSALLMAPLPDQEERTYSPCSVEEEACVPACPTSPRGKEQPVPKSPSYQNPAQVSNEWEAVMFGKTEDQLLMTEQARRYLNTYPPGCISRALVL from the exons GACGAGAGGCTTAAGAAGCTTGTTGAGCAACATGGAACTGGCGACTGGAGACTAATTGCTAATTATTTTCCT ACGAGGACAGATGGCCAGTGTCAGCATCGCTGGCAGAAGGTGCTCAACCCAGAGCTGGTGAAAGGACCCTGGACAAAAGAGGAGGATCAAAGG GTGATTGAGCTGGTGCACAAGTATGGGCCCAAGAGGTGGTCAGTCATTGCCAAGCATCTGCAGGGGCGAATTGGCAAGCAGTGCCGAGAACGCTGGCACAACCATCTCAACCCAGAGGTCAAGAAGTCCTCCTGGACACAGGAAGAGGACCGCATCATCTATGAGGCCCACAAGCGACTGGGCAATCGTTGGGCTGAAATTTCCAAACTTCTTCCAGGAAG GACAGACAACTCGATCAAGAATCACTGGAACTCCACCATGCGTCGGAAGGTGGAGCATGAAGGTTACCTGCAGGACAACTGTAGGAGCTTCAGCACTGACGAATCCCTGAAGCGACGGCAGAAACTCATCCAGTCAGTGGTGCCCCTACCGGACCACAGTCAGATGCTCATGTCTGGTCCAACACAG ATTGGAGGATACCCATATGGGCCGGTCAGTGGCCAGTGCATGGACAATATCCTATCTACTTTTATGCCA CCGTGCCATGATGACCCAGACAAAGAGCAGAGAATTAAGGAGCTAGAGCTGCTGCTTATGTCAGCTGAGAATGAAGTCAGAAGACATTCCGGCTCCCTT ATCACTGAACAATATTCCAGCTGGTCTGATGGCCTGACTGACGACAGCATGACGACCACTGGCAGCCTGGAAGGAGGAAACAGGGACCTGGGTCAGCCAGATAAGGCCCAAGGACCACTCAGCATCTCACCCAGCAAGTTTTTGGCAGTGGAGGCCAGTGCCGTGCTCTCCACCCTGCAGACAATCCCAGAGTTTGCTGAGACCATGGAACTTATTGACTCT GATCCTGGGGCCTGGAGTGAGGTTGCCAGCTTTGACATTTCAGAGGGTCCAGCCCCTCCAAAGCAGGTTCCTGGAGGCTTTCAGCCACAGGACAGAGATCCACAGGCTCTAGGATACCACCTAGGTGGCCCTGTGGGACACACAAATGGAGGCAAACGCTGTGCCAATCAGGGTAAGGTGGTACCTCAGGCTTCGCCTTGTGTTGGCAAGTTTGGCACCCCAACATCCactttgaagaaaaaaaggatggTGAGAGGAGACCAGTCCCCTATCAGAGACAGGGCATGTGCTTCTCTCTTGGACAACAGCACCAGCTCACCCAGGAGCACTCCTGTGAAGGCCCTGCCCTTCTCTCCCTCACAG TTTTTTAACGTATCAGGAGGGGAGCATTTCAGCCTGGACAATCCTGCACTGACATCAACCCCAGTATGTGGGCAGAAGTGTTTCCTCAACACCCCTCAGCAGAAGGAGTCCACGCCAAAACACCAGAAAGAAAATGTGGG TTTTAGGACTCCCAAAATCCGGAAGTCAATTTTGGGACACACCCCAAGGACGCCTACTCCCTTCAAAAATGCCCTGGCTGCCCAGGAGAAGATGCATGGACCTGTGAAGATGGTG CCTCAGCCCCTGGCGTTCTTGGAAGAAGATATTAGGGAAGTTCTGAAGAAAGAAACTGGAGCGGACATCTTCACTCAAACCGAGATTCAGTGTGGATATGGAACTTGGAAGCATGat CTGGATGCTCCAGCCAGGAAAGTTCGGAAGTCCCTTGTGCTTGATTCCTGGGGGAAGGACTGTCTCAGTGTCCAGCTCTTTCCACAGCAACAACTCAGCAACATGCAG GTGGATGGTATTCTGTCAAGCGCTTTGCTGATGGCGCCCCTGCCTGATCAAGAGGAGCGGACCTATTCCCCCTGCTCCGTGGAAGAAGAGGCCTGTGTCCCAGCCTGTCCCACCAGTCCCCGAGGGAAAGAACAGCCTGTTCCGAAGAGCCCTTCCTACCAGAATCCAGCACAG GTGAGCAATGAATGGGAGGCTGTTATGTTTGGGAAGACAGAAGACCAGTTGCTCATGACTGAGCAGGCCAGGCGCTATCTCAACACCTACCCCCCCGGCTGCATCTCCAGAGCTCTCGTACTCTGA
- the mybl1 gene encoding myb-related protein A isoform X2, with translation MANNTTSRSEDEDEEHHSADPDSRDSKTSKKTLCKVKWSREEDERLKKLVEQHGTGDWRLIANYFPTRTDGQCQHRWQKVLNPELVKGPWTKEEDQRVIELVHKYGPKRWSVIAKHLQGRIGKQCRERWHNHLNPEVKKSSWTQEEDRIIYEAHKRLGNRWAEISKLLPGRTDNSIKNHWNSTMRRKVEHEGYLQDNCRSFSTDESLKRRQKLIQSVVPLPDHSQMLMSGPTQIGGYPYGPVSGQCMDNILSTFMPITEQYSSWSDGLTDDSMTTTGSLEGGNRDLGQPDKAQGPLSISPSKFLAVEASAVLSTLQTIPEFAETMELIDSDPGAWSEVASFDISEGPAPPKQVPGGFQPQDRDPQALGYHLGGPVGHTNGGKRCANQGKVVPQASPCVGKFGTPTSTLKKKRMVRGDQSPIRDRACASLLDNSTSSPRSTPVKALPFSPSQFFNVSGGEHFSLDNPALTSTPVCGQKCFLNTPQQKESTPKHQKENVGFRTPKIRKSILGHTPRTPTPFKNALAAQEKMHGPVKMVPQPLAFLEEDIREVLKKETGADIFTQTEIQCGYGTWKHDLDAPARKVRKSLVLDSWGKDCLSVQLFPQQQLSNMQVDGILSSALLMAPLPDQEERTYSPCSVEEEACVPACPTSPRGKEQPVPKSPSYQNPAQVSNEWEAVMFGKTEDQLLMTEQARRYLNTYPPGCISRALVL, from the exons GACGAGAGGCTTAAGAAGCTTGTTGAGCAACATGGAACTGGCGACTGGAGACTAATTGCTAATTATTTTCCT ACGAGGACAGATGGCCAGTGTCAGCATCGCTGGCAGAAGGTGCTCAACCCAGAGCTGGTGAAAGGACCCTGGACAAAAGAGGAGGATCAAAGG GTGATTGAGCTGGTGCACAAGTATGGGCCCAAGAGGTGGTCAGTCATTGCCAAGCATCTGCAGGGGCGAATTGGCAAGCAGTGCCGAGAACGCTGGCACAACCATCTCAACCCAGAGGTCAAGAAGTCCTCCTGGACACAGGAAGAGGACCGCATCATCTATGAGGCCCACAAGCGACTGGGCAATCGTTGGGCTGAAATTTCCAAACTTCTTCCAGGAAG GACAGACAACTCGATCAAGAATCACTGGAACTCCACCATGCGTCGGAAGGTGGAGCATGAAGGTTACCTGCAGGACAACTGTAGGAGCTTCAGCACTGACGAATCCCTGAAGCGACGGCAGAAACTCATCCAGTCAGTGGTGCCCCTACCGGACCACAGTCAGATGCTCATGTCTGGTCCAACACAG ATTGGAGGATACCCATATGGGCCGGTCAGTGGCCAGTGCATGGACAATATCCTATCTACTTTTATGCCA ATCACTGAACAATATTCCAGCTGGTCTGATGGCCTGACTGACGACAGCATGACGACCACTGGCAGCCTGGAAGGAGGAAACAGGGACCTGGGTCAGCCAGATAAGGCCCAAGGACCACTCAGCATCTCACCCAGCAAGTTTTTGGCAGTGGAGGCCAGTGCCGTGCTCTCCACCCTGCAGACAATCCCAGAGTTTGCTGAGACCATGGAACTTATTGACTCT GATCCTGGGGCCTGGAGTGAGGTTGCCAGCTTTGACATTTCAGAGGGTCCAGCCCCTCCAAAGCAGGTTCCTGGAGGCTTTCAGCCACAGGACAGAGATCCACAGGCTCTAGGATACCACCTAGGTGGCCCTGTGGGACACACAAATGGAGGCAAACGCTGTGCCAATCAGGGTAAGGTGGTACCTCAGGCTTCGCCTTGTGTTGGCAAGTTTGGCACCCCAACATCCactttgaagaaaaaaaggatggTGAGAGGAGACCAGTCCCCTATCAGAGACAGGGCATGTGCTTCTCTCTTGGACAACAGCACCAGCTCACCCAGGAGCACTCCTGTGAAGGCCCTGCCCTTCTCTCCCTCACAG TTTTTTAACGTATCAGGAGGGGAGCATTTCAGCCTGGACAATCCTGCACTGACATCAACCCCAGTATGTGGGCAGAAGTGTTTCCTCAACACCCCTCAGCAGAAGGAGTCCACGCCAAAACACCAGAAAGAAAATGTGGG TTTTAGGACTCCCAAAATCCGGAAGTCAATTTTGGGACACACCCCAAGGACGCCTACTCCCTTCAAAAATGCCCTGGCTGCCCAGGAGAAGATGCATGGACCTGTGAAGATGGTG CCTCAGCCCCTGGCGTTCTTGGAAGAAGATATTAGGGAAGTTCTGAAGAAAGAAACTGGAGCGGACATCTTCACTCAAACCGAGATTCAGTGTGGATATGGAACTTGGAAGCATGat CTGGATGCTCCAGCCAGGAAAGTTCGGAAGTCCCTTGTGCTTGATTCCTGGGGGAAGGACTGTCTCAGTGTCCAGCTCTTTCCACAGCAACAACTCAGCAACATGCAG GTGGATGGTATTCTGTCAAGCGCTTTGCTGATGGCGCCCCTGCCTGATCAAGAGGAGCGGACCTATTCCCCCTGCTCCGTGGAAGAAGAGGCCTGTGTCCCAGCCTGTCCCACCAGTCCCCGAGGGAAAGAACAGCCTGTTCCGAAGAGCCCTTCCTACCAGAATCCAGCACAG GTGAGCAATGAATGGGAGGCTGTTATGTTTGGGAAGACAGAAGACCAGTTGCTCATGACTGAGCAGGCCAGGCGCTATCTCAACACCTACCCCCCCGGCTGCATCTCCAGAGCTCTCGTACTCTGA